A portion of the Colius striatus isolate bColStr4 chromosome 1, bColStr4.1.hap1, whole genome shotgun sequence genome contains these proteins:
- the STYK1 gene encoding tyrosine-protein kinase STYK1 encodes MAWDIKRFTRMLLECNSNDKLCVVREHQTEVIVVPVLLVGVFVIVLTVILWLHCRGLRAKQEQSSSSGHQVHDKTQESNSTENHYIQLNKTSMESLLNSASLALKELETPREKLSPGTLQLVKHGHYGSIYRAQLETEHPGKTKTVVLKALKDLANPQEVKNFLGRIKFHNNLGHHKNLVELVGCCVDQVPLYMIMEDMSLGDLLTFLWTCRKDVVTMDGVPYDLTERQVYEVGLQVAAALTYLEQKKLFHGDIAARNVLLHHNFTAKLGGLGLAYETHTYGANLVRRTVPVKWQAPEQLLKKTPSTKADIWSFGILLYEMVTLGAPPYPEVPPSDILSHLQRRNIMKKPSSCQQAMYDIMESCWQWNAANRPSPADLICSLQTAMKTSNDYAVLQVPELVVPELYARVAGVDVHSLVREYTVL; translated from the exons ATGGCGTGGGACATAAAGAGATTCACACGCATGCTACTGGAATGCAACAGCAATGACAAACTGTGTG TTGTGCGTGAACATCAGACTGAAGTGATTGTTGTCCCAGTTCTTCTTGTGGGTGTTTTTGTCATTGTGCTAACTGTGATCCTTTGGCTCCACTGTCGAGGCTTACGAGCAAAGCAGGAGCAATCATCATCTTCTGGACACCAAg TGCATGACAAGACTCAGGAATCCAACTCGACAGAGAACCACTACATCCAGCTGAATAAGACATCCATGGAGAGCCTGCTAAATTCTGCATCCTTGGCTCTGAAAGAACTGGAGACACCACGAGAGAAACTCTCACCAGGGACCTTGCAGCTGGTAAAACATGGCCACTATGGAAGCATCTACAGAGCACAGCTGGAAACTGAGCACCCTGGCAAGACTAAGACTGTAGTATTGAAAGCCTTAAAAG ACCTGGCTAATCCCCAGGAAGTAAAGAATTTCCTGGGAAGGATTAAATTCCATAACAATCTTGGTCATCACAAGAACCTGGTTGAATTGGTTGGATGCTGTGTAGACCAGGTCCCACTTTATATGATCATGGAAGATATGTCTCTTGGTGACCTCTTGACATTTCTATGGACATGTCGGAAG GATGTAGTGACGATGGATGGTGTCCCCTATGACCTCACTGAGAGGCAAGTCTATGAAGTTGGGCTGCAGGTTGCAGCAGCTCTG ACTTACCTTGAACAGAAGAAGTTGTTCCATGGTGACATTGCTGCCAGGAATGTCCTCCTCCATCACAACTTCACTGCTAAGCTcggtggtttgggtttggccTATGAAACTCACACATACGGTGCCAACTTAGTGAGACGCACGGTGCCAGTAAAGTGGCAGGCACCAGAGCAGCTCCTGAAGAAAACCCCCAGCACAAAGGCAGACAT atGGTCTTTTGGAATTCTACTGTATGAAATGGTTACATTAG GTGCTCCACCATATCCTGAGGTACCACCTTCTGACATTTTATCACATCTGCAGAGACGGAACATTATGAAGAAGCCCTCAAGCTGCCAGCAAGCCAT GTATGACATCATGGAGTCCTGCTGGCAGTGGAATGCAGCTAACCGGCCTTCTCCAGCAGACCTCATCTGCTCCCTACAAACAGCTATGAAGACCAGCAATGACTATGCAGTACTGCAGGTGCCAGAGCTAGTGGTGCCTGAACTCTATGCTAGGGTTGCTGGTGTTGATGTGCACAGTCTAGTGAGGGAATATACTGTACTCTGA
- the SYCE3 gene encoding synaptonemal complex central element protein 3 — MAASEPQVGNCDDMVKMVEDLNRDLEKLLDEVEKLTVQTISMTHDMVVLCSNPDLANSISHLTDVFQSCKEEIEKKWQDMPMEFKDEE; from the exons ATGGCTGCATCAGAACCTCAGGTTGGAAACTGTGATGACATGGTAAAAATGGTTGAGGACCTGAATAGGGACTTAGAAAAACTTCTAGACGAGGTGGAAAAACTAACAG TGCAGACAATCTCGATGACACATGACATGGTAGTCCTGTGTTCCAACCCGGACCTGGCCAACTCCATTAGTCATTTGACAGATGTCTTCCAGAGCTGCAAAGAAGAGATAGAGAAGAAGTGGCAAGACATGCCAATGGAATTTAAAGATGAAGAGTAA